Part of the Zingiber officinale cultivar Zhangliang chromosome 8A, Zo_v1.1, whole genome shotgun sequence genome, ACGTGTATACATTGAGGCAATAAACTAGTAGGGTAAGAATGGAATGAAATCGATTCTTGGTGTTATGCAAAGTAAAGCATTTATTTGGACTTAGCAAGATGGATCACTTTTGGACTTGCCTATGCCATGGGCaatattgttgggaccgaaaatgtagctagagctagaggaggagaggggggggtgaatagctcgtcgcgtgctcgtggtcggcgttgcttgtttcttcgaggatgtgcagcggaaatatacaagaaacaacacatacaacgctaacaagtagatttacttagtatccacctccaaaagaggtgactagtctaaggatccacacactcacacacacctccactaatgaacactccttttcggtaactaccgaaggcggagaagccctacaagttcacactacaagaagaaagggaaaggatacacaaatacaagcagaagcttacaatgagtatagaaaaccctaaccctagctttcttcttcagctgtagatccgcctcttgacttggaaaacctccaagaaccttcaagaactggcgatctgaactttgtggagaagctctgggggcatagtgaagatctgagatgaattgGTGAAGAACTGTCGAAgaaatcgcacgcctgcagcctttatctgcgccaacggtcagatctcgatcgattggattgctcccaatcgatcgaggaggatttggatcaatccactgatcaatccagagcgcctctgtgctctcgggaaatgcctggatcgatcggctaatcgatccagggcttatcgcgcaacaTCGCCATCTCCTAATCGATttggagctctggatcgatcggctgatcgatccagaggcgttctgtgccgcgacatttcttcccaattgatcggctgatcgattgggaggagatttgtcgcagggactcacccgatcgatcgactgatcgattgggaatcatccattcgatcggttgatcgatccagatgctggtttttgcccaaaaccaagtcctaagttccccaaaccaacatccggtcaattcatgacatgttggtacatcatgcctagcatctggtcacccttgacctgctaggactccctcaccaagtgtctggtcaatccatttgaccacttggacttttctcctcgtgccaagtattcggtcaatcccttgacctacttggactttcactagatgtctggtcaaccttgacccatctggattttccccgtgcctgacttcactcaccaggacttctcatctgcctgtcttcactcaccaggacttccaactgcctagctttactcactaggactttcacctggcttcactcaccaggattttctcactgcctagcttcactcactaggacttccacctgacttcactcaccaggattttccttctgcctaacatcccagttaggacttcccagtcaaatatctggtcaaccttgacctacttgactcttcttcaactaacctgatcagaccctgattatAGGAGAATTACACCAAACAATCTCTCCAAATGaataactgcacctgcacttgtctatATCattgaagtcttgtattgtcaaacatcgaaacccaaactaagacttaagcttggtcaaccaggtcaaccttgacctgagggatattacaccaacaaataTCACTTTTATCTTTTAGTTGTCGATAGCAGCTCAATCTTCATTGATCTTGTTTTATTTCTACTCAAATTATAGTTAGTCATATATTACAAACGTCATGCGAGTTATCTCTTGATCTATTCTTGATTAGAGAGTGCAACTAATATTAACTATATTTCTATGTTTAGTTTAGAAGTCACTTAAGAATATTAATAGTCCTCATACATGGGTTATGTTTATTGGTCCTGTGTAGGTCGattaaagggggtgaatagccctgtaaaatcaAACAAACTTTCTGTTGCTACAGAACTTAACAAGGACAAACACATATTAATTAGACAAATATAACATGCAAAAAATGAGTAAAAGACGATAAAATTTACTTGATTATAACCgaaaaggttgttaatccaagataaataATAGCTTATTAAGATTCTCCTTCGTTGTAGGTAGAGCAGCCTCTTACACAGATTAAAGCATGAATAAAAACAAAAAGGAATTTCAAATATAGTGTGTTGTATAAAATTCGAGAATcatggctctatttatagcccactggttGAACTAGCTATTTACTGATGTGATAGCTCCCAGTCACCTAAATATGGTTGCCTCAATCTACTTTGCAACAACTTCCTAATAAGTGTTTATCGGTTCTAGGGTCCAGACGCTTGGAGTTTGTTGACGTGGACCCTTGTGCTGATCCTCACTGCAATATGTTGCTGATGTGGCCGGGACATCCCGGGCGCCTGAACCAGGTCCGGGCGCTTAGACGTGGTCCAGTACCTGGACAAAGTCAACTCATCATTGACTTGTCTCGTCATTAGGGTGATCTTCTGGCCgtttagagttgagctcacccgaactcaactccaGTCTTTTCTGTGAGCAGTCTTTCTCCCCGGCTTCTTATTCCTTGGAAGTGCCGCGCATGtacttctcatccaccagtggaTACTTCCACAACACCTCATTTCTCGGATGCCCCGAACCCGTCGACTCGGTTTCTGCACCATCCATATTGcaagttgcgtcttttgctctacTTCTTGCAtccctaagttcctgcacacttaaatacAAGACATTAAATAGGCAAAgtttaacttaactcggttgatcacatcaaaatcaatttGGGGTACTTACATGGGTGCAATCAACCTAAGTGTAATCGagtatgatcatggttttgatgtgtgtgttaaAGAATTTAACTTGGGTTTTTATATgaatttgatatgtgtgtttgagttgtgcaggacttggtgaaccaCACATGAGAAACTTAGTGCTCTAAGTTTAGTAAGTGCATCGTATGGCTCGGGTCCTTGAGATCGATGAAtgatggtgcatctgagggaccaccAGATGAGAAGCGAAGGAGTGGACTAAGAGAGAAGCAGATTTCAAGATaatgtgaaggatgacattgagaggagccgcgggctcaagTACATCTGACGGATGAAGGTAgtggaagagggcttcaagggctgTTGGATTGTGaagaacgctagagggggggggggtgaatagcgatcgtcgaaaatcGATACAGAATTAAAGTGTGcaacaaaagagaaaaaaaaaacaatgctaacaaaccaatttttacttggttcagagctttcgtcgactcctacttcaaggcccgcactcgttgagtgttttcgTTAAGCAATCCACTAACAATTCGCAAATCTTTACAAGAGGAATACAATATATCTATAATTTAAGTGCAGAAATAAACAAAATATATCATAACTTCTCAGAGATCTGGAAGATTGTGCTTTCAGTTGTTGAAGTCGCATCACTTTGTCGTCGGAGTTGTGTTGCTCGGTCGTTGGAGCAGCATCACTCGACTGTTGGAGTCATGTCGTGGAGACGCAGGagcgtctttggagcagcgcgcaagagAGTAATCACAAAAGAAACTTGTGTACTCTACTCCTGGTGGAAgactgcttatataagcagttccgggcgcctagaccgtgACATCAACCAACCAATCAACGCGCTCTAAGCTGGCAAACAGATAAGCTTTGGGCAttccatgttggttgctactcggaaaacctataggtttcactgtacaaaaattttgtacaaaggtctgaaccttttcctagctaccatgtgttcttttaaattaaattttggatcgcctgcagaacttaacacgtttgatccaaaacttaatctatttgttcttttaggttttgacttggatctcctgcggaactttacacgttcgacccaagtctccttaagttattaattccattaaatattaatttccataattggttcccagtactgacgtggcgaggcacgtgaccttcttggatatgggagcaaccaccaccgactagacaaaaccttttatagaaagctaatatttaatttcctaaaataactttaggttaaccgaaaagaacaatcaaatcacaaagaaaagaaaaaacaaaagaacacagcatcgaaaaacatattcaaaattttagaacgtaagcctcttgtatttggtattatttccataaataactagcatgatgcggaaataaaaattactagttataccttgtagaaaaacctcttgatcttctaccgtattcctcttctaacctcggacgttgtgtgggcaacgatctaccgagatgagaaaccaccaaccaccttcttctcctccaagcaaggttcggccacaaaggaaaacttcaccaaggagaaaaaccaaaatactaaccaagctccaagagatgctagctttctctccttcttcttcttcttctccaagtagtatccggccaccacaagagctccaagggagagagaggttcggccaccacaagaggaagagagggagaggatggccggccacaccaaggaacaaaagagggagagaaataatagatgttgtgtctcttgaaggcaccctcaccccttcttttatattccttggcctaggcaaattaggaaatttaattacaataaaatttccttaatttccttgacatgatttaattgagaaaaataaaataaaatttctcaaattaaaatcaagtggccggccacatcaatgaaaacaaaattggacaagtttcaatcaacaattaaaacttcctaatttgtttccggaaattttaaaaaataaaatttctcttcaaatctcttcatggttaataaaaaggaaatttctataattttaattttacaacatgtgaataatttttaaagagaaaataaaatatctcatcaatctacaaataaggaaagagatctaatttttttctttaatcttttgtagatcttttacaagagagatattttaattttaattctctttaataaattatatcttccacataataaaaattaaaattaaatttcttttttaatttaatttggccggcccccactagcttgggttcaagctagggccggccctagcttggttcccaagctagcttggcggccccctttgagtgggtatagaaggtgggtataggtgggtatagaactctataaataagaggctacgatagggactgagagaaggaattggttttggtctcccgataaaattaagcatcccgtgttcgccccgaacacacaacttaattttatcaataataattcattccactagagaactattattgaactaccgcaccaatctcaaattacatttttgggctccttcttattatgagtgtgttagtctccctgtgtttaagatatcgaatgtccactaattaagtgagttactgacaactcatttaattaatatcttagtccaagagtagtaccactcaaccttatcgtcatgtcggactaagtccacctgcagggtttaacatgacaatccttatgagctcctcttggggacattatcaacctagtatctctaggacacagtttccttctataatcaacaacacacactataagtgataccatttcccaacttatcgggcttattgattcatcgaactaaacctcacccattgataaattaaagaaataaatatcaaatatatgtgcttgttattatatcaggattaagagcacactcttccataataaccgaggtctttgtttctttataaagtcagtataaaagaaacgacctcaaatggtcctactcaatacactctaagtgtactagtgtaattatacagtcaagataaactgatacctaattacactacgaccttctaatggtttgttcctttccattttagtcgtgagctactgtttataatttataaggtactgataacatcatcttctgcatgtgacaccacatactatgttatctacagtataaattaattgaacaactacaactaaatgtagacaatttgaccaaatgtgattctttatgaatgtttacaaagcttaggctttcagtatacactccaacattccgggcgcctggacctcctatTTTCAGCAAACTATTTTCCTAGAagaaaaagttagtccgaggtaaataaaaattaaactacgctgcaaaataaagttagcacaatatataacaagtagagtattaattagattccatctcctcgagatcggaatctagtcaagatttcaagttagggtttcgaaatggatctaagttggatcgacgcctactgttacctcaaacggggaacgcgtcctcaccaagtcactcccctccagtgacttaccttaacttatcatTTTGTCAGACATCTGgttagcccgttgacctgtctggacttcgtgccagctatccggtcggcccgttgacctagctggacttcgtgccagatatccggtcagtccgtcgacctatctgggttTCGTACTAGTTATCCGGTCAGTCTGTttacctagctggacttcttgctagatatccggtcagcccattgacctatctgaatttctcctgcacacttagttacatttttagattataacaaacctaacttatcttactttgtcattcatcaaaacttaagtttgactATTAGTGCAACCTGTACCAATCGACTctagagaggatgagtgtgaatGAATGTAAgggatcagtcgattggtactgaGGTTAGTTGATTGGTCCAAATTCAcgagagcacagaatggttctgctGCCGACGGTTGTgaaaaccagtcgactggtaataacACCAATCAACTGGTAGAAAGCCGTTGACAGGTGTTAACAGAATCCTAGATTTTGCAGAATACCGTTGGTTGTGCCCAACGGTTACAACAGTTGACAAGTGTATGGACCAGTTAACTAGTACAGAAAATGAGTTGATTAGGGATCAACTCTTTGCTCTCTATTTAAAAGAGCTTTGAGGGATAAAGGATGTTACTCATACCTGTTGAATAACTCCTGAGTAATTGCATCAAGCTCTCAAAGCCTACACTCTTCTTCTTACTCTAATTCTCCATCTTGTAAAAAAGAAGAGTGTCTAGTGAGAGATTTCACGCCATCGAGAAGGAGCAAGTTCTAGTCAGATATTTCCAGAGACTAATCCACTGATGGATTGAGGGTTCATCTATCTCAAGGACAAGTCATGGAATAGCAACAAGTAGTCTCCGaaccacataaaaaaaatatattagagttTAGTTATTTTCATTCTTATTACTTtcattattttagttttatttcgCTATGCAATTAACGATTTGTAGAAAAGTAAATAATCCAGGGTAATGAATTATTTAATTCCTTCTAACCGGCCAAAGATCCTCAACCCTTACAATGTTATCAccttatttttaaagatatttcgATTTATTCCTCCCATGAGGTTTCTAATTATGAATTGAACCTCTCATACTTGAAGATCACATATTCTAAGAAAAAACACGTCATTACTCATGTAGTTCTAGATAACTTTTGGAGATACAGTAGTCTTTTTATATATCAGGCtcaaaatattttctttaacTACGTACCTAGATTTAAGTTGATTTATTAGTTATagctatatttttaaataaagttcTTAAACAACTTTTCAAGAAAAGGATCATCCTACCACTTAGTCATTCAGTAGAAGGCCCTTCAAACTTAAAATTCTAGATCCATGCTCGAGATTAAACATCTGAATTTTACAATAACAATTTTCAAGCTTTGATTTGGCTACAAAATTATCCTACTTCCCGAAACATTCAATCTTTGATTAATATATATCTCGTTAATAatcttgtaattaaaaaaattaaattaaactaaaaataaatagaaaattgaaTTATTCGTGGCTCGGAGTTGGTCAACAGTCAACACGTTGAATTTTGACAGTGATGTGTTATTCGATGACCAcgtttcaaatactcaaaattttagTTGAATTCCGAAGcacatttaataaaataaaataaatttatgtagGCCTTTAAGATGTAAGGACCTTTTCAGAAACTTTATCCCATTTATTTTTTTCCCATATCACCcactaaattttattttgttaaaaatatcttttgaaattttaaaaacatgAAAAGATTCTGCAATAGAGGGTACTTTTAGAAATGAGAGGAATGAAAAGAAGTAGAATGAAAATTTATCtatattatattattaaatcGGCTTTGCCCTGCTGAGCTGTAGTTTCCTGGTTGCTTTCGAGTCCGccaatattttaataataaaagagAGTCGAAGGAACCGCCGGTGGGACCATCTCGTGTACTTATAAAAATGTCCGCGTCGTCTCCAAGCCAACCGCCCATTTCTCTCTCTCGTTATTCCTTTCCCAAGAACATGAACCGCTACCCTCCTCCGCCTCTCCTCCGCCTCCCTGCCGCCTCCTTCTtactcctcttccttctccactCCGTCCGAACTCAGATTGTTACTGGCGCTGATGGAATCTACTCCGCCGCCTTCCCCTACTTCGACATCAACGACGACCGTACCGATCTCCAGCTATTCGATGCCGACATCAACGGAAGGGTCATCCAGCTCACCCCTAATTCCATAAACGTTCCCCAAAATTTCATGATAAACAAATCCGGTCGAGCCTTCCTCAACAGGCCCTTCACACTTTGGCAGCTGAACTCCTCTTCCACCTCCGACGCCACAGCCAAGCGCATCGCCTCCTTCAACACCACATTCAAAATACAAGTCTTGCACGGGAACAACACCGCTCCTGGCGAGGGCTTGTCCTTCCTTCTCTCCTCCCACCTCGAATCGGCGCCGCCGGGGAGCTACGGTGGCTTCCTCGGCCTCACCAATGACACCCTCAACGGGAACCCTGACAACCACTTCGTCGCCATCGAGTTCGACACCGTCAGGCAGGCCTATTTGGGTGACCCCGACGACAACCACGTTGGCCTCGACATCAACGGTGTTATCTCCAGGAACACGTCCTCTCTGAATTTTTCGATCGCGTCCACTACCGCTGTCAACCACACCGTCTGGATCGATTACGATGGTGCGGCGCGCTATTTGAGGGTTTACATGGTGGTCGGCGACGATCCGAAGCCGAACTCCACGGTCCTGGAAACGGCGATCGATCTGAGCGTTTATTTGGAGCAGACGTTCTACTTCGGGTTTGCCGCCTCCACGGGGATAACCTACCAGGTCAATCGCTTGCTGGCATGGAATCTGACCGTGGTGACCTTCCCTGAGGGCAAAAAACGCATGTCGGCGTGGAAGATTGGCGCGATCGCCGGTGGGGTGTTTGTGGCCGTGGTGTTGGCGCTCGGGGCCGGTCTGTGGGCGCGGCTGCTGGCCAGGAGGAAGATGGAGAGGGATGCATCCGCCAATAGCAGCAGCGCGCTGGTACTAGAGACGCTGAAGAGCCTACCGGGGACGCCGAGGGAGTTCGAGTTCAAGGACCTCTACAAGGCGACCAACAGTTTCGACGAGAAGTTGAAGCTGGGAAAAGGGGGCTTCGGCGAGGTGTACCGGGGAGTGCTGCCTGGGGAGAACAAACAGGTGGCCGTGAAGCGATTCTCCCGAGGCGCCACCAGCGCTCCCCACGATTTCCTCAAGGAACTCATCATCATCAACCGCCTTCGCCACAGGCATCTCGTCCCCCTCGTCGGTCAGTACATCTCGCCTTCCTCTTTCTATATTTTCTTAACCATTAGACGAAGAATTGACCGATTTACTCTGTTTTTGAAATGGAATGCATCGTCCAGATCGATTTCTCGAGTTTTCACTACATTTCTAACACGATTCGATTGTCAATTATCtcgagttttttttttgttaaccttGTCCCGTTTTGATTAGAAGACCTCTGATTTTGTTAACCTTGTCCATGGCGATTTATATCACTGTGCCAATGTGTTTTTGAGAAAGTGAGAAAGGTTCAAGACGCCAAATTTGAACCAATTCCTTGCGTATTAACCAATTCCTTCTCCATGAGTTGTTGGTATTGTCTTTAGTTGACTTTTGATCTCGATCGCAAATGAATTACTTGGTCAACATTGAACCTGGCAAGATGTGATGGTTTCTGATGTTGAACGGTAGAAGAAAAGGTGCCTCgtatgcaagatgatgcatgaacTCTTCCCTAATTTTGATAACGATGATCATTTAATCATTTTAGTGGTACTGGAAAACTGCCTTTTTATGTTGAGAGAATGGCGATTTTGTATCGAGTTACAAAATGATGATCTTGCAATAAAGATCCTTAGATTTGGTGCTGATCGACGTTATCGTTTGATTGATCGCAGGATGGTGCCACACAAACAATGTGCTGTTACTGGTGTACGAGTACATGCCGAACGGCAGCCTGGACCACCACCTGTTCGAGGGCCCCAGCGGCAAGCCGACGACGACTCTGAGCTGGGAGCGTCGATACAACGTGATCGCCGGCGTCGCCTCCGCCCTCCACTACCTGCACAACGAGTACGAGCAGACGGTGGTGCACCGCGACCTCAAGGCCTCCAACATCATGCTCGACGCTAACTTCAACGCTCGCCTCGGGGACTTCGGCCTGGCCCGCGCGCTCGAAACCGACAAGACCTCCTACGCCGAGCAGGAGATGCCCGGCGTCCCCGGCACCATGGGCTACATCGCGCCGGAGTGCTTCCACACCGGCAAGGCCACCCGGGAGTCGGACGTTTTCGGCTTCGGCGCCGTGGTGCTGGAGGTCGTCTGCGGCCGCCGCCCCCGGAGCGACATCGACGGATTCCATTTCCTATGCGACTGGGTGTGGAAGCTCTACCGGGAAGGACGCATCCTGGAGGCCGTCGACCCTCGCCTGGAGGAGGACTACGACCCCGAGGACGCTCGCCGGCTGCTCCTCCTCGCCCTGGCCTGCAGCCACCCCATTCCATCGGAGCGGCCGAAGATGGAGCTATCCGTGCAGATAATTTCCCGCGCAATGGCTCCGCCGGTGGTCCCGCACTTCAAGCCGGCCTTCATGTGGCCAGCCGCCCCTGCCGTGGTGGAAAGTTCGAGCCGGTCGACCACCGTGTCGGTCGGGACGTCGTCGCGCGAAGCATCATCCATGGAGTCGACCCTACGGCCCTTCGACCGAGTGTGACACGTGGTACCCAAATGACGCCCTCCCGTCCAGCGGAATCGGCCGTCTCTTCGGAGTGTAAATACCGAGAGGGGCGGAAGGAGGAAACGTGAACACAGCACGACAAGTTGGTGGAACCATAGCCACGTGGTCATCTGGCCGATGGTTGGAGCTTCATGCCACCTTCTCTTATttgttcgtt contains:
- the LOC122008112 gene encoding probable L-type lectin-domain containing receptor kinase S.5 gives rise to the protein MNRYPPPPLLRLPAASFLLLFLLHSVRTQIVTGADGIYSAAFPYFDINDDRTDLQLFDADINGRVIQLTPNSINVPQNFMINKSGRAFLNRPFTLWQLNSSSTSDATAKRIASFNTTFKIQVLHGNNTAPGEGLSFLLSSHLESAPPGSYGGFLGLTNDTLNGNPDNHFVAIEFDTVRQAYLGDPDDNHVGLDINGVISRNTSSLNFSIASTTAVNHTVWIDYDGAARYLRVYMVVGDDPKPNSTVLETAIDLSVYLEQTFYFGFAASTGITYQVNRLLAWNLTVVTFPEGKKRMSAWKIGAIAGGVFVAVVLALGAGLWARLLARRKMERDASANSSSALVLETLKSLPGTPREFEFKDLYKATNSFDEKLKLGKGGFGEVYRGVLPGENKQVAVKRFSRGATSAPHDFLKELIIINRLRHRHLVPLVGWCHTNNVLLLVYEYMPNGSLDHHLFEGPSGKPTTTLSWERRYNVIAGVASALHYLHNEYEQTVVHRDLKASNIMLDANFNARLGDFGLARALETDKTSYAEQEMPGVPGTMGYIAPECFHTGKATRESDVFGFGAVVLEVVCGRRPRSDIDGFHFLCDWVWKLYREGRILEAVDPRLEEDYDPEDARRLLLLALACSHPIPSERPKMELSVQIISRAMAPPVVPHFKPAFMWPAAPAVVESSSRSTTVSVGTSSREASSMESTLRPFDRV